A region of the Myxococcus stipitatus DSM 14675 genome:
CATCGTGGTGCCCTTCGCGCTGGGCGCGGCGGCGGCGGCGCTCTGGCTCTACCGGGACTTCTCGGACCCGAGCGTCCCCTTCTCCTCGTTCGTGCTCTTCATGGGCGTGTCGATGAGCATCACCGCGTTCCCGGTGCTCGCGCGCATCCTCACGGAGCGGGGGCTGTTGCAGTCGCGCGTGGGGGCCATCGCGATTACGTGCGCGGCGGTGGATGACGTCACGGCGTGGTGTCTGCTCGCCTTCGTGGTGTCCATCGTCCGGGCCTCGGACCTGATGCACGCGGGGCTCACCACGCTGCTCGCCATGGGCTACATCGCCTTCATGCTGCTGGTGGTGCGGCCGTTCCTCGCGCGGCTGGGTGCGCGCGTGGCGAGCCGGGAGGGCCTGACGCAGAACGTGGTGGCCGGCACGCTGCTGCTCCTGCTCGCGTCCGCGTGGGCGACGGAGCTCATCGGCATCCACGCCCTCTTCGGGGCCTTCCTCTTCGGCGCCGTCATCCCCAAGGAGGGCGGGCTCGCCGAGGCGCTGGCGGAGAAGCTGGAGGACGTGGCGGTGGTGCTGTTGTTGCCCGTCTTCTTCGCCTTCAGCGGCCTGCGCACGCAGATTGGCCTGCTCAACACGCCCGAGGCGTGGCTGACGTGCGGAGTCATCATCCTGCTGGCCTGCCTGGGCAAGTTCGGCGGCAGCGCGGTGGCGGCGCGGATGACGGGCATGCGCTGGCGCGAGGCGGGCGCCGTCGGCGTCCTGATGAACACGCGCGGGTTGATGGAGCTCATCGTCCTCAACCTGGGCCTGGACCTGGGCGTCATCTCGCCCACGCTCTTCACGATGATGGTGCTGATGGCGCTGGTGACCACGTTCATGACCACGCCGCTCTTGCGGTGGTTCTATCCCACCGAGGAGCTGGCGATGGACCGGGTGACGTTCGAGTCTCCGCCCGCGCAAGGCACGGCGGCGCCCTACTCGATGCTCATGTGCATCTCCCATCAGCAGGCGGGGCCGGGCATGGCCAGCCTCGCCAAGGCGCTGTCCGCGGGGGGCGAAGCCTCGCAGCTCCACGCCCTGCACCTGGTGCATCCGGAGCGCGTGTCGCTGCGTGGCACGGAGACGGACGCCCTGGCCCCGGACGTGGAGCCGGAGGGGGACAGCGTGCTCGCGCCGCTCCTGGGCCGGGCGGGGAGCCTGGGGCTGTCGGTGCGGCCCCTGTCCTTCGTGTCGACGGAGCCCGCGCAGGACATCTGCCGCACGGCGCAGGCGAAGCGCGCGGACCTGCTGCTGCTCGGCTGGCACAAGCCGCTGTTCAGCCAGACGGTGCTCGGCGGCACCGTGCACGAGGTGATGAGCGCCGCGTCCGGCACCGTGGCGGTGCTGGTGGACCGGGGCTTCGTGGACGTCAAGCGCGTGCTGGTGCCCTTCATCGGCAGCCGGCATGACCGGGCGGCGCTGAAGCTGGCGCGTCGGCTCATGAAGCACGCGGGCGCGGAGGTCACGGTGCTGCACGTGACGTCGCGCGAGGGCAACAACGCGCGGGCACAGGTGGAGGAGCTGTTCCCCTCGACGGAGGGGCCGGGCGTGCGGCTGAAGGTCGTGCGCAGCGAGACGCCCGAGGACGCCGCGCTCGAGGAGGTCCGCCAGGGTGGCTATGACCTGGTGGTGGTGGGCATGGGCGCGCAGTGGGGCCTGGAGGACCGGCTGTTCGGCCTCCACCGTGAGCGCATCGTCCGCGACGCACCGGGCTCGCTCTTGGTGGTGCATGAGCCGGAGCCGGTGGCGGAGGTCGCGACCGAGCCCGTGGCCGAGTCCGAGCCGGTGGCTCCGGCGGTGGCGACGAGGAGCTGAGGGCCATGCACCTGGGGGCCACACTTCGGCTGTTGCGCGTGGACGCGGGGCTCTCCCTGAGGGACCTGGCCCGCCGCATCGGTGTGTCGAGCGCGTACCTGAGCCGGGTGGAGAACGGCGTGGACGCGCCGCCCACGGTGGAGCGGCTGACGGCCATCGCGCGCGAGCTGGATGTGCCGCCCGCGCTGCTGATGGACGTGGCGAACCGGGTGAGCCCCTATGTCGCCGAATACCTGGAGGAGGTGCCGGGCTCCGGCACGCTCTTCCTGGAGCTGGCGCGCCGCCGTCTGACGGGCGCGCAGCTCGCCCGGGTGCGCGACTTCCTGGACGCGGAGTTCCCGGTGCGGGGTGGCACCCACGGGGACGCGCCGGTGCCGGCGCTCGCGCCGCTGCTGGCGCCGGAGCGGGTGGTGCTCCAGGTCTCCTGTGGCGGCTGGGAGGACGTGCTGGACGTCGTGGCGGGTCGGCTGGCGGCGGCCCTGCCGGGCGTGGATGCCGCGCGGCTGGTGGAGGGCTTGAGCCAGCTCGATGACCTGTCCTCGTGCGCGGTGGGCGGCGGGGTGGCGGTGCCCCATGTCTTCCTGCCCGGGGTGCCGTCGGTGGTGGCGCTGGTGACGCTGGCGAAGGGCCTGCGGGTGGACACGCCGGACGGCCGTCCCGTGCGCCTGGTGGTCGCGGCGGTGGACGGCGAGCGGGGCCGCGCGCGGCTCATCCGCATGGCCCACGTGGCCCGGCTGGCGGCGCGAGGGCTGGCGGAGCGCCTGGATGAAGCCCGG
Encoded here:
- a CDS encoding helix-turn-helix domain-containing protein, whose protein sequence is MHLGATLRLLRVDAGLSLRDLARRIGVSSAYLSRVENGVDAPPTVERLTAIARELDVPPALLMDVANRVSPYVAEYLEEVPGSGTLFLELARRRLTGAQLARVRDFLDAEFPVRGGTHGDAPVPALAPLLAPERVVLQVSCGGWEDVLDVVAGRLAAALPGVDAARLVEGLSQLDDLSSCAVGGGVAVPHVFLPGVPSVVALVTLAKGLRVDTPDGRPVRLVVAAVDGERGRARLIRMAHVARLAARGLAERLDEARQPVQVLAALEELEALR
- a CDS encoding cation:proton antiporter — protein: MHANALTLLLVQLIVIIGVSRLIGRGTRWLGQPLVIAEVVAGIVLGPSLLGWLAPDLMNTLFPPSSMPALTMLSQVGLVLFMFLIGLELDPRLLKGRGHASVAISHTSIVVPFALGAAAAALWLYRDFSDPSVPFSSFVLFMGVSMSITAFPVLARILTERGLLQSRVGAIAITCAAVDDVTAWCLLAFVVSIVRASDLMHAGLTTLLAMGYIAFMLLVVRPFLARLGARVASREGLTQNVVAGTLLLLLASAWATELIGIHALFGAFLFGAVIPKEGGLAEALAEKLEDVAVVLLLPVFFAFSGLRTQIGLLNTPEAWLTCGVIILLACLGKFGGSAVAARMTGMRWREAGAVGVLMNTRGLMELIVLNLGLDLGVISPTLFTMMVLMALVTTFMTTPLLRWFYPTEELAMDRVTFESPPAQGTAAPYSMLMCISHQQAGPGMASLAKALSAGGEASQLHALHLVHPERVSLRGTETDALAPDVEPEGDSVLAPLLGRAGSLGLSVRPLSFVSTEPAQDICRTAQAKRADLLLLGWHKPLFSQTVLGGTVHEVMSAASGTVAVLVDRGFVDVKRVLVPFIGSRHDRAALKLARRLMKHAGAEVTVLHVTSREGNNARAQVEELFPSTEGPGVRLKVVRSETPEDAALEEVRQGGYDLVVVGMGAQWGLEDRLFGLHRERIVRDAPGSLLVVHEPEPVAEVATEPVAESEPVAPAVATRS